The Candidatus Hinthialibacter antarcticus genomic sequence ATTCACTTGACACTTGTTTATATGTAAACTATAATCTTGTTTATGAAGAGTTCCAAGACACTGTACATAGATGAGGAGAACGCCATGACTCTTTTTTTGACCATAATGTTTATATGTAGACTGTATGCTAGTTAATATAAGGAGAGCGCCATGAATATTTTACTGATTGCGCCTGCAAGTGGAAAATGGCGGCAAGTGGGCCGCGCAAAAATTGCGAATGGAAAAACATTTCGGTTTTCCTTACTGAGTTTGCTGTCGATTGCGGCGGCGACGCCAAAAGACGTAAATATTCGGATCGTGGATGAACAGTGCGAAGATATCCCGTGGGACGCGAAGGCGGATCTGGTGGGGATTACCTGCATGACCGCGCTGGCGCCGCGCGCGTATGAGATCGCGGCCCGCTTTCGCGCACGGGGCGCGCCCGTGGTGTTGGGAGGAATGCACCCGACTTTCCGGTGGGTCGAGGCGCTTGAACACGCGGATGCGGTGGTGGCTGGCGAGGCGGAAGGCGTGTGGCCGCAAGTGATTGACGATGCGCGTCACGGCGCCTTGCAGGGCGTATACCGGACGGACAAGCCGTTTGATCTCGGCGAATTAAACTTGCCGCCCTATCATTTGCTCGACCTCAACCGCTACTCGACCTATGCAGTGCAGGCGACGCGAGGCTGCGACAGAAAATGCTCGTTTTGTTCGATCTCAGCGTTTCATCAGCATACCCAACGCCGCCGTCCAATTGAGTCGATTATCGAAGAAGTCAAACGAATCCCCAACCGCATGTTTTTACTTGTTGATGATAATTTGACTGCTGACCGGGACTATGCGGCCGCATTGTTTGAAGCATTGGTTCCATTAAAAAAATATTGGGTGACGCAATCCACGCTTGCGATTGCCGATGACCCGGCGTTTTTGCAACTGGCGTCGCGGGCGGGCTGCACGGGACTATTCGTTGGATTAGAAACCTTCGCTGAGAGTAACCTGCATTCCGTTGAAAAAGATTTCAACCATGTCGAACAATACCGTGAAGCCATTGATCGTTTACACGCCCACGGCATCGGCGTCGAGGCCGGGATCGTGTTTGGCTTTGAGCATGATGACCCCCGCGTGTTTGCTCACACGCTTGCGATGCTCGACCATCTTCACATTGACGCCATACAGGCTTCGATTTTCACGCCGTTGCCAGGGACGTCTGCGTATGAGTCGATGAAGCCTCGGCTGCTTGACCGCAATTGGGGGCATTACGATTTTCACCATGTGGTCTATCAACCAAATCATCTGACGCCGGAAGCGCTGCAAGCGGGACACGATTGGGTAACGCG encodes the following:
- a CDS encoding radical SAM protein, with the translated sequence MNILLIAPASGKWRQVGRAKIANGKTFRFSLLSLLSIAAATPKDVNIRIVDEQCEDIPWDAKADLVGITCMTALAPRAYEIAARFRARGAPVVLGGMHPTFRWVEALEHADAVVAGEAEGVWPQVIDDARHGALQGVYRTDKPFDLGELNLPPYHLLDLNRYSTYAVQATRGCDRKCSFCSISAFHQHTQRRRPIESIIEEVKRIPNRMFLLVDDNLTADRDYAAALFEALVPLKKYWVTQSTLAIADDPAFLQLASRAGCTGLFVGLETFAESNLHSVEKDFNHVEQYREAIDRLHAHGIGVEAGIVFGFEHDDPRVFAHTLAMLDHLHIDAIQASIFTPLPGTSAYESMKPRLLDRNWGHYDFHHVVYQPNHLTPEALQAGHDWVTRQFYQPWRIARRLGRWAMQPHGAATLPYAAAINLAYLGRIRTWGIKGWDPGLEYKNDRFISGSDGKIVVTQAA